Proteins from a genomic interval of Lysobacter stagni:
- a CDS encoding glucoamylase family protein — MFDSFRRSGGAASLMAVLVFAVGCSQQNEPASTTYPISSAPPVEVEALKPTKLELPPLFRDIEKRTFQFFWDTTNEVNGLTPDRYPSRPFASIASVGFSLTAYPIGIENGWVSRRQAVDRTLTTLKFFRDIPTGAEAEGKGAYKGFYYHFLHMDTGTRYQSWVELSSVDTALLMMGVLFAQSYYDRDDPREKQIRDIADELYKRVDWTWLQRNKPLISMGWFPESGIIQHDWTGYNEAMMLYVLALASPTHPVGPEAWEVWTRTYNDSWGVYQGEEYLAFGPMFGHQYSHVWIDFRGIQDNYMRERGIDYFENSRRAAYAQRAYAIANPMKWEEYGPEVWGLTASDGPQQTLQEYRGEQRQFRHYSARGAGLRDTFDDGTIAPTAAIASLPFAPEIVIPSTVALHERYGEFLYSSYGFLDSFNPSFSFDIPLKTGRLVPGSGWVASDYIGIDQGPILAMISNYRNEFVWNVMKRNKYIRDGLSKAGFSGGWLEPVKEGETAPTQPKPQTQDEKDAASARSLGEAESRAIRASQSPKPSPSPDSQSKTK, encoded by the coding sequence ATGTTCGATTCGTTCCGACGCAGTGGGGGGGCTGCATCGCTGATGGCGGTGCTCGTGTTCGCTGTTGGTTGCAGCCAGCAGAACGAGCCGGCCTCGACGACCTATCCGATCTCATCGGCGCCGCCGGTGGAGGTGGAGGCGTTGAAGCCGACCAAGCTCGAATTGCCGCCGTTGTTCCGCGACATCGAGAAGCGGACGTTCCAGTTCTTCTGGGACACGACCAACGAAGTGAACGGCCTCACGCCGGACCGCTATCCCTCGCGGCCCTTCGCCAGCATCGCTTCGGTGGGGTTCTCGCTGACGGCGTATCCCATCGGCATCGAGAACGGCTGGGTGTCGCGTCGCCAGGCGGTGGATCGCACGCTCACCACGCTCAAGTTCTTCCGCGACATTCCCACGGGGGCGGAAGCGGAAGGAAAGGGGGCCTACAAGGGCTTCTACTACCACTTCCTGCACATGGACACCGGAACGCGCTACCAGAGCTGGGTCGAGCTCTCCAGCGTGGATACGGCGCTGCTCATGATGGGCGTGCTGTTCGCCCAGAGCTACTACGATCGCGACGACCCGCGCGAGAAGCAGATCCGCGACATCGCCGACGAACTCTACAAGCGCGTCGACTGGACCTGGCTGCAACGCAACAAGCCGCTGATCTCGATGGGCTGGTTCCCGGAGAGCGGCATCATCCAGCACGACTGGACCGGCTACAACGAAGCCATGATGCTCTACGTGCTGGCGCTGGCCTCGCCGACGCATCCGGTCGGCCCGGAAGCATGGGAAGTGTGGACGCGCACGTACAACGATTCCTGGGGCGTCTACCAGGGCGAGGAATACCTCGCGTTCGGCCCGATGTTCGGCCACCAGTACAGCCACGTCTGGATCGACTTCCGCGGCATCCAGGACAACTACATGCGCGAGCGCGGCATCGATTACTTCGAGAACAGCCGCCGCGCCGCCTACGCACAACGCGCCTACGCGATCGCCAACCCGATGAAGTGGGAGGAATACGGTCCGGAGGTGTGGGGCCTCACCGCCAGCGACGGTCCGCAGCAGACGCTGCAGGAATACCGCGGCGAACAGCGCCAGTTCCGCCACTATTCCGCGCGCGGCGCCGGCCTGCGCGACACCTTCGACGACGGCACCATCGCGCCGACCGCGGCGATCGCTTCGCTGCCGTTCGCGCCGGAAATCGTCATCCCCAGCACCGTGGCCCTGCACGAGCGCTACGGCGAATTCCTGTATTCCAGCTACGGTTTCCTGGATTCGTTCAATCCCAGCTTCAGCTTCGACATTCCACTCAAGACCGGTCGCCTGGTGCCCGGCTCGGGTTGGGTCGCCAGCGATTACATCGGCATCGATCAGGGCCCCATCCTGGCGATGATCAGCAACTACCGGAACGAGTTCGTCTGGAACGTGATGAAGCGGAACAAGTACATCCGCGACGGCCTGTCGAAGGCCGGCTTCAGCGGCGGCTGGCTGGAACCGGTGAAGGAGGGCGAGACCGCGCCCACCCAGCCCAAGCCGCAGACGCAGGATGAGAAGGACGCTGCCAGTGCACGCTCGCTGGGCGAGGCCGAATCGCGCGCGATCCGCGCATCGCAGTCGCCCAAGCCTTCGCCGTCGCCAGATTCGCAATCCAAGACGAAGTGA
- a CDS encoding sugar ABC transporter substrate-binding protein: MRRTPAWRWAGFAAALLVAMLLAACGRQDDTRQVVRFWAMGSEGEVVRRLIPEFERRHPDIRVDVQQLPWTAAHEKLLTAFAGNALPDVCALGNTWIPEFALLGALTPLDAHLAATPGVDPADYFHGAWESGELGKHVYAVPWYVETRLPFYRTDLLREAGIARPPRDWDEWRTAMAAIKQHVGPQRYAILLPLNEFEPLLNLAIQQPDPLLRDDGRRGNFRSAGFRRALSFYKEMFERGWAPPVSNNQISNVWDEFGRGYFSFYISGPWNIAEFRKRLPPNVANAWMTTPLPGPNGPGASIAGGTSFVIFQSSRRKDAAWKLVAYLSEPQVQTQFHGLTGDLPPRRSAWTSPALTRDPYARAFRDQLERARAAPKVPEWERIAQEMRIVGEEMIGGRYDVDGAAAELDRRTDAILEKRRWMLDHAAGAAP, translated from the coding sequence ATGCGGCGGACCCCGGCATGGCGATGGGCAGGCTTCGCGGCGGCGCTGCTGGTGGCGATGCTGCTGGCGGCCTGTGGTCGCCAGGACGATACGCGCCAGGTCGTACGCTTCTGGGCGATGGGCTCGGAAGGAGAAGTCGTACGCCGGCTGATTCCCGAATTCGAACGCCGTCATCCCGACATCCGCGTTGATGTGCAGCAGCTGCCGTGGACCGCGGCGCACGAGAAGCTGCTCACCGCCTTCGCCGGCAATGCGTTGCCTGACGTATGCGCGCTGGGCAACACATGGATTCCCGAATTCGCGCTGCTCGGCGCGCTGACGCCGCTGGATGCCCACCTCGCGGCAACGCCCGGCGTCGATCCGGCCGACTATTTCCACGGCGCCTGGGAATCGGGCGAGCTGGGCAAGCACGTGTATGCGGTGCCCTGGTACGTCGAGACGCGCCTGCCGTTCTATCGCACCGATCTGCTGCGCGAGGCCGGCATCGCGCGGCCGCCCCGCGACTGGGACGAGTGGCGCACGGCGATGGCCGCGATCAAGCAGCACGTCGGCCCGCAGCGTTACGCCATCCTGCTGCCACTCAACGAGTTCGAGCCGCTGTTGAACCTGGCGATCCAGCAGCCCGATCCACTGCTTCGCGACGACGGACGCCGTGGCAACTTCCGCAGCGCGGGGTTCCGGCGCGCGCTGTCGTTCTACAAGGAAATGTTCGAACGCGGCTGGGCGCCACCGGTCAGCAACAACCAGATCTCCAACGTCTGGGACGAGTTCGGTCGCGGCTACTTCAGCTTCTACATCAGTGGCCCCTGGAACATCGCCGAGTTCCGCAAGCGCCTGCCGCCGAACGTGGCCAACGCCTGGATGACCACGCCGTTGCCCGGCCCGAACGGCCCCGGCGCGTCCATCGCGGGTGGCACCAGTTTCGTCATCTTCCAGTCCTCGCGGCGCAAGGACGCGGCATGGAAGCTGGTTGCGTATCTGTCCGAGCCGCAGGTGCAGACGCAGTTCCATGGCCTCACCGGGGACCTGCCGCCACGGCGCAGTGCGTGGACCAGCCCGGCGCTCACGCGCGATCCGTACGCGCGCGCGTTCCGCGACCAGCTCGAACGGGCCCGCGCTGCGCCGAAGGTGCCCGAGTGGGAGCGCATCGCGCAGGAAATGCGCATCGTCGGTGAGGAGATGATTGGCGGACGCTACGACGTGGACGGTGCCGCCGCCGAACTGGACCGACGCACCGACGCCATCCTCGAGAAGCGGCGCTGGATGCTCGACCATGCCGCCGGGGCCGCGCCATGA
- a CDS encoding carbohydrate ABC transporter permease has protein sequence MIRASTAGWIFAAPALTVIALFFGLPVLAAFALSLTDFDIYALADLNNLRFVGFDNYLGLLQDRLFWTALGNTLYFVLVGVPLSIAVSLGAALLLHSRLGSFKPFFRTAYFAPVVTTVVAVAVIWRYLFHTRYGLVNWGLSWVGIDPIDWLGDPTWAMPTIILFAVWKNFGYNMIIFLAGLQSIPEDLYEAARIDGASAVRQFRHVTLPMLGPVLFLVSIITLSGYFQLFAEPYVMTRGGPMQSTVSVLYLMYEQGFMWWNLGNASAVAFLLFVLMIATTSALMWFARRRGAE, from the coding sequence ATGATCCGTGCGTCCACCGCCGGCTGGATCTTCGCCGCGCCCGCGCTGACGGTGATCGCGCTGTTCTTCGGCCTGCCCGTGCTGGCCGCGTTCGCACTCAGCCTGACCGACTTCGACATCTACGCCCTGGCCGACCTGAACAACCTGCGCTTCGTCGGGTTCGACAACTACCTCGGCCTGCTCCAGGACCGCCTGTTCTGGACGGCGCTGGGCAACACGCTGTACTTCGTGCTGGTAGGCGTTCCGTTGTCGATCGCGGTGTCGCTCGGTGCCGCGCTGCTGCTGCATTCACGGCTGGGTTCGTTCAAGCCGTTCTTCCGCACGGCCTATTTCGCGCCGGTGGTCACCACGGTGGTCGCGGTGGCGGTGATCTGGCGCTACCTGTTCCACACGCGCTACGGCCTGGTGAACTGGGGGCTGTCGTGGGTGGGCATCGATCCGATCGACTGGCTCGGCGATCCGACCTGGGCGATGCCGACGATCATCCTCTTCGCGGTGTGGAAGAACTTCGGCTACAACATGATCATCTTCCTGGCCGGCCTTCAGTCGATCCCGGAAGACCTCTACGAAGCCGCGCGCATCGACGGCGCGTCTGCGGTCCGCCAGTTCCGCCACGTCACGCTGCCGATGCTCGGGCCCGTGCTGTTCCTGGTCAGCATCATCACGCTGTCGGGCTACTTCCAGCTGTTCGCCGAACCGTACGTGATGACGCGCGGCGGTCCCATGCAGAGCACTGTCAGCGTGCTGTACCTGATGTATGAACAGGGCTTCATGTGGTGGAACCTTGGCAACGCGTCGGCGGTCGCCTTCCTGCTGTTCGTGCTGATGATCGCGACGACCAGCGCTCTGATGTGGTTCGCGCGCAGGCGGGGGGCGGAATGA
- a CDS encoding carbohydrate ABC transporter permease, which yields MNPRLAKAIVNGLLIALAVISIAPLLWMLSVSFMQAGEASHFPPPLLPSAPTLDNYHELFARAGMGRYLLNSFLIASLSTLIALLLNTMAGYAFAKLQFAGRERIFRILLAALVIPAQVTMMPLFLMLKQMGLVNSYAGAIVPLMASVFGIFLVRQYARSIPDELLEAARIDGASETRIFFQIVLPVLRPVLVTLAIFVFLGAWNDFMWPLIVLSDSSRFTLPVALASLSREHVQDNELMMAGSVVTVLPVLLLFLVLQRHYLQGLLVGSVKG from the coding sequence ATGAATCCGCGCCTGGCCAAGGCCATCGTCAACGGCCTGCTGATCGCGCTTGCGGTGATCAGCATCGCACCGCTGCTGTGGATGCTGTCGGTGTCGTTCATGCAGGCGGGCGAGGCCAGCCACTTTCCGCCGCCGTTGCTGCCGTCGGCGCCAACGCTCGACAACTACCACGAGCTGTTCGCGCGTGCCGGCATGGGGCGTTACCTGCTCAACAGTTTCCTCATCGCCAGCCTGAGCACGCTGATCGCGCTGCTGCTGAACACCATGGCCGGATATGCCTTCGCGAAACTGCAGTTCGCAGGGCGCGAACGCATCTTCCGTATCCTGCTGGCCGCGCTGGTGATCCCCGCGCAGGTCACGATGATGCCGTTGTTCCTGATGCTCAAGCAGATGGGCCTGGTCAACAGCTATGCCGGCGCCATCGTGCCGTTGATGGCCAGCGTGTTCGGCATATTCCTGGTGCGCCAGTACGCGCGTTCGATTCCCGATGAGTTGCTGGAGGCCGCGCGCATCGACGGCGCCAGCGAGACGCGCATCTTCTTCCAGATCGTGTTGCCCGTGCTCAGGCCGGTGCTGGTGACACTGGCGATCTTCGTCTTCCTGGGCGCATGGAACGATTTCATGTGGCCGCTGATCGTGCTCAGCGACAGCAGTCGTTTCACCTTGCCCGTGGCGCTGGCATCGCTGTCGCGCGAGCACGTGCAGGACAACGAGCTGATGATGGCCGGCTCGGTGGTGACCGTGCTGCCGGTGCTGCTGCTGTTCCTGGTGCTGCAGCGTCACTATCTGCAGGGCCTGCTGGTCGGGAGCGTGAAAGGGTGA
- a CDS encoding discoidin domain-containing protein: MALAGCAQVTDEPRVIDAFETSTPWQVVTSDQVSGTLRTVKGATGNAVCLDYDFNGVSGYAGLQRELPIDYPGNYAFSFRLRGDSPPNDLQFKLVDDSGDNVWWVNKPRFDFPKEWTAVTYKARHISRAWGPAPDPTLRHSRRIEFTIYNSVGGKGTVCFDELSFQPLPPPDDSPLTGQATASAGDARAAVDGSTETAWHMPFDAAHPPMFELDLGKPRELGGLVLHWLPGQHATDYRIELSDEARVWRTVREVTGADGDTDYIALPESEARHLRLTVTKAAGSQVGLARFEVQPLAFATTPNDFVRSIAKDAPRGTYPRGFSGEQPYWTILGIDGGTEQGLIGEDGAIELRKGGASIEPFVVSEGELIGWADVKATQSLQDGYLPIPSVHWQHPRFTLDVTAFAKGTSDDASLHARYVLRNTTDRPRRYVLALAVRPLQVNPPTQFLNTVGGVSAIHSTRLREGIVEIGGKPVARTTQLPAKSFASRFDEGDVVSRLRRADWSGFPRSFGSHPDEVEHDVTGLASGAMMFVADLAPGESREVGWSSPLIGTASPVATSNLQHAQDEVAGQWRDKLDRVQIRVPPQGQHVVDTLRTALAHMLISRIGPRLQPGTRSYSRAWIRDGAMIGEGLLRMGRDDVASEFLRWYAPYQFDNGKVPCCVDDRGSDPVPENDSHGELIFTIAEVYRYTRDRELLEAMWPHVTGAFDYMEKLRLSERTPENRARNPAFFGMMPASISHEGYSAKPMHSYWDNFWALRGCKDAVEIAQWLGRDDDARRFAASRDQFRDDLYASLRSATQQHGIDFLPGAAELGDFDATSTTIALAPGGEQGRLPQDLLDNTFERYWREFVARRDGTREWKDYTPYELRTIGSFVRLGWRDRAHEALAFFFADQQPRGWNQWAEVVSRTPRTPFFVGDLPHAWVASDYVRSALDMFAYTRDVDDALVIAAGIPADWLAGEGVHVANLRTPLGPLGYTLREADGQVTLELARGVEVPPGGVVVSWPYADPPGPTTVDGLPAQWKNGELRLTRAPAKVEVRLAHQ, from the coding sequence ATGGCGCTGGCCGGATGTGCGCAGGTGACGGACGAGCCCCGGGTGATCGATGCATTCGAGACCTCGACGCCGTGGCAGGTCGTCACCTCCGACCAGGTCAGCGGCACGCTGCGAACGGTGAAGGGCGCGACGGGCAATGCGGTGTGCCTGGACTACGACTTCAACGGCGTGTCCGGCTACGCGGGCCTGCAGCGCGAGCTGCCCATCGACTATCCCGGCAACTATGCGTTCTCTTTCCGGTTGCGCGGCGATTCGCCGCCCAACGACCTGCAGTTCAAGCTGGTCGACGACAGTGGCGACAACGTCTGGTGGGTGAACAAGCCGCGCTTCGATTTCCCGAAGGAATGGACGGCGGTCACCTACAAGGCCCGCCACATCAGCCGTGCCTGGGGCCCGGCACCCGACCCCACGTTGCGCCACAGCCGCAGGATCGAGTTCACGATCTACAACAGCGTCGGCGGCAAGGGCACGGTGTGCTTCGACGAACTCAGCTTCCAGCCACTGCCGCCTCCGGACGACTCACCTCTGACCGGCCAGGCCACGGCAAGCGCGGGCGACGCCAGGGCTGCCGTCGACGGCAGTACGGAAACGGCCTGGCACATGCCGTTCGACGCGGCGCATCCGCCGATGTTCGAACTCGACCTGGGCAAGCCACGCGAGCTCGGTGGTCTGGTGCTGCATTGGCTGCCGGGCCAGCACGCCACTGACTACCGGATCGAGCTGTCCGACGAGGCGCGCGTGTGGCGCACCGTGCGCGAAGTGACGGGCGCAGACGGCGATACCGACTACATCGCCTTGCCCGAATCCGAAGCCCGTCATCTGCGCCTGACCGTCACGAAGGCAGCAGGCTCGCAGGTCGGGCTGGCACGGTTCGAAGTCCAACCGCTGGCATTCGCGACAACACCCAACGACTTCGTCCGCTCCATCGCCAAGGACGCGCCGCGAGGGACGTATCCGCGTGGATTCAGCGGCGAGCAGCCGTACTGGACCATCCTCGGCATCGACGGCGGCACCGAGCAGGGGCTGATCGGCGAGGATGGTGCGATCGAACTGCGCAAGGGCGGGGCGAGCATCGAGCCGTTCGTGGTCAGCGAGGGCGAGCTGATTGGTTGGGCCGATGTGAAGGCCACGCAATCGCTGCAGGACGGCTACCTGCCGATTCCCTCGGTGCACTGGCAGCATCCGCGCTTCACGCTGGACGTGACCGCGTTTGCGAAAGGCACATCCGACGATGCTTCGCTGCACGCACGCTATGTGCTTCGCAACACGACCGACCGACCTCGTCGCTACGTCCTGGCGCTGGCCGTGCGACCGCTGCAGGTGAACCCGCCCACGCAGTTCCTCAATACCGTCGGTGGCGTCAGTGCGATCCATTCGACGCGGTTGCGGGAGGGCATTGTCGAGATCGGCGGAAAGCCCGTCGCGCGCACCACTCAGCTGCCGGCGAAGTCCTTCGCGAGCCGCTTCGACGAAGGCGACGTGGTCTCGCGCCTGCGGCGTGCGGACTGGTCGGGTTTTCCGCGGTCTTTCGGCTCGCACCCGGATGAAGTCGAACATGACGTGACGGGTCTGGCGTCCGGCGCGATGATGTTCGTCGCGGACCTGGCGCCCGGCGAGTCCCGTGAGGTGGGTTGGTCCAGTCCGCTGATCGGAACGGCCTCGCCTGTGGCGACGTCGAACCTGCAACACGCGCAGGACGAGGTGGCCGGGCAGTGGCGCGACAAACTCGATCGCGTGCAGATCCGCGTGCCGCCGCAGGGTCAGCACGTGGTCGACACGCTGCGCACCGCGCTGGCGCACATGCTCATCAGCCGCATCGGGCCGCGTCTGCAACCGGGCACGCGCTCGTACTCGCGCGCGTGGATCCGCGACGGCGCGATGATCGGCGAAGGCCTGCTGCGCATGGGGCGCGATGACGTCGCCTCGGAATTCCTGCGCTGGTATGCGCCGTACCAGTTCGACAACGGAAAGGTGCCGTGCTGCGTGGACGACCGGGGCAGCGATCCTGTCCCGGAGAACGACAGCCACGGCGAGCTCATCTTCACCATCGCCGAGGTCTACCGCTACACGCGCGACCGCGAATTGCTGGAAGCGATGTGGCCGCACGTGACCGGCGCCTTCGACTACATGGAGAAATTGCGCCTGAGCGAGCGCACGCCGGAGAACCGCGCGCGCAACCCAGCGTTCTTCGGAATGATGCCGGCCTCGATCAGTCACGAAGGGTACTCGGCCAAGCCGATGCATTCGTACTGGGACAACTTCTGGGCGTTGCGCGGGTGCAAGGATGCGGTGGAGATCGCGCAGTGGCTGGGTCGCGACGACGACGCCAGGCGCTTCGCGGCGTCGCGCGACCAGTTTCGCGACGACCTGTACGCCTCGTTGCGGTCGGCCACGCAGCAGCACGGCATCGACTTCCTGCCGGGCGCCGCGGAGCTGGGCGATTTCGATGCCACCTCCACCACCATCGCACTGGCCCCGGGCGGCGAGCAGGGGCGCTTGCCGCAGGACCTGCTGGACAACACCTTCGAACGCTACTGGCGCGAGTTCGTCGCGAGGCGAGACGGCACGCGCGAGTGGAAGGACTACACCCCCTACGAACTGCGCACCATCGGCAGCTTCGTGCGCCTGGGCTGGCGCGATCGCGCGCACGAGGCGCTGGCGTTCTTCTTCGCCGACCAGCAACCGCGCGGCTGGAACCAGTGGGCCGAGGTGGTCTCGCGCACGCCGCGCACGCCGTTCTTCGTCGGCGACCTGCCGCATGCGTGGGTGGCTTCGGACTATGTGCGTTCGGCGCTGGACATGTTCGCCTACACGCGCGACGTGGACGACGCGCTGGTGATCGCCGCCGGCATTCCGGCCGACTGGCTCGCAGGCGAGGGCGTCCATGTCGCGAACCTGCGCACGCCGCTCGGACCGTTGGGGTACACGCTGCGCGAAGCCGATGGCCAGGTGACGCTCGAACTCGCCAGGGGCGTGGAGGTGCCGCCGGGCGGGGTGGTGGTGTCGTGGCCGTACGCGGACCCGCCGGGCCCCACGACGGTGGACGGTCTGCCCGCGCAATGGAAGAACGGCGAGCTGCGCCTGACGCGCGCACCGGCGAAGGTGGAAGTCCGGCTGGCTCACCAGTGA
- a CDS encoding MarC family protein, which produces MEMLALLQAAAPPHAYRMSQSGVFLFFFIMLGPLKLIGPYFMQTRMLPPVQARRMAWKVFALAVVAILVAGLLGSVLLRNWKIDPPVMQLAAGLVFLLVALQMVLAQYEPPGPTADTPVEPQLMQLVFPITVTPYGVATVIVLMALSADLGRSLSVLGMAIGVMALNLLAMLFVRPLMRGIGMLPLQILGAVLGILQVGLAMQLMVTSLADLGLGFKVNVVGP; this is translated from the coding sequence ATGGAGATGCTGGCCCTGTTGCAGGCCGCGGCGCCCCCGCATGCGTATCGCATGTCGCAGTCCGGCGTGTTCCTGTTCTTCTTCATCATGCTCGGCCCGCTCAAGCTGATCGGGCCGTATTTCATGCAGACGCGGATGCTGCCGCCGGTACAGGCGCGGAGGATGGCGTGGAAGGTGTTCGCGCTGGCGGTCGTTGCGATCCTCGTCGCTGGCCTGCTGGGCAGCGTGCTGCTGCGCAACTGGAAGATCGATCCGCCGGTGATGCAACTTGCCGCGGGCCTGGTGTTCCTGCTGGTCGCCTTGCAGATGGTGCTCGCGCAGTACGAGCCACCCGGCCCCACCGCCGATACCCCGGTCGAACCGCAACTGATGCAGCTGGTGTTTCCCATCACGGTGACCCCGTACGGCGTGGCCACCGTGATCGTGCTGATGGCGCTGAGCGCCGACCTTGGGCGCTCGCTGTCGGTGCTGGGCATGGCGATCGGCGTGATGGCGCTGAACCTGCTGGCGATGCTGTTCGTGCGCCCGTTGATGCGTGGGATCGGCATGCTGCCGCTGCAGATCCTCGGTGCGGTGCTGGGCATCCTGCAGGTGGGGCTGGCAATGCAGCTGATGGTGACCTCGCTGGCGGACCTTGGACTGGGATTCAAGGTGAACGTGGTCGGCCCTTGA
- a CDS encoding efflux RND transporter periplasmic adaptor subunit, translating to MTTSLPHFARVGASSAVAIAIAVALAACGRSAAETTPAQTIPEVLTVQARAADPVFDLRLPARALAGESAQLFPRATGFVSERRADLGDKVTAGQVLAVISAPESDQAVREATAVLAQARADEELAKVNYDRAQVLIGSGAISKELFSDRKANYDVAVAAHGAAEARLAAARERQGFQTVRAPFSGVIVARNVERGDRVVGDAASAEPMFEVNALDPLRVVVDVPQNVALQIRPGVEGEVSFPELPGQAFKAQVVRSAQAISREAGVMRTELRLPNPDGHIPAGMVGTVSLRLPRAAPAVVLPVSSVVQRATGAQVATLKGSTLEFRDVTLGRNLGNEIEVTSGIAASEPVVLAPNALLSTGSQVKARAMPAAEKK from the coding sequence ATGACCACGTCCCTTCCCCACTTCGCGCGTGTCGGCGCTTCCAGCGCTGTCGCCATCGCGATTGCCGTGGCGCTGGCCGCCTGCGGGCGCAGCGCGGCCGAAACCACGCCGGCGCAGACGATTCCGGAAGTGCTCACCGTGCAGGCCCGGGCCGCCGATCCCGTCTTCGACCTGCGCCTGCCCGCGCGCGCACTGGCCGGTGAATCGGCGCAGTTGTTCCCGCGTGCCACGGGCTTCGTGAGCGAACGCCGCGCAGACCTGGGCGACAAGGTCACCGCGGGCCAGGTGCTGGCGGTGATCTCCGCGCCTGAATCCGACCAGGCCGTGCGCGAAGCCACTGCGGTGCTCGCCCAGGCCAGGGCCGACGAGGAACTGGCGAAGGTCAACTACGACCGTGCGCAGGTGCTGATCGGCTCGGGCGCGATCTCGAAGGAGCTCTTCAGCGACCGCAAGGCCAACTACGACGTCGCCGTCGCCGCACACGGCGCGGCCGAGGCGCGCCTGGCCGCGGCGCGCGAACGGCAGGGCTTCCAGACCGTGCGTGCACCGTTCTCGGGCGTGATCGTGGCGCGCAATGTCGAACGCGGCGACCGCGTGGTCGGCGATGCCGCCAGCGCCGAGCCGATGTTCGAAGTCAACGCGCTGGATCCATTGCGGGTCGTCGTCGACGTGCCGCAGAACGTCGCGCTGCAGATCCGTCCGGGCGTGGAAGGCGAAGTGAGTTTCCCCGAACTGCCCGGCCAGGCGTTCAAGGCCCAGGTCGTGCGCAGCGCGCAGGCGATCTCGCGCGAGGCCGGCGTGATGCGCACCGAGCTGCGCCTGCCCAATCCCGACGGCCACATCCCCGCCGGCATGGTCGGCACCGTCAGCCTGCGCCTGCCGCGCGCCGCGCCCGCCGTGGTCCTGCCCGTGTCGAGCGTGGTGCAGCGCGCCACCGGCGCGCAGGTGGCAACGTTGAAGGGCAGCACGCTGGAGTTCCGCGACGTCACCCTCGGGCGCAACCTGGGTAACGAGATCGAAGTGACCTCGGGCATCGCGGCAAGCGAGCCCGTTGTTCTGGCACCCAACGCACTGCTCAGCACGGGCAGCCAGGTGAAGGCGCGCGCGATGCCGGCGGCGGAGAAGAAGTAA